A single genomic interval of Limibacillus sp. harbors:
- a CDS encoding LysR family transcriptional regulator — protein PMIPRLSLNHLNLLVALADTGSVTAAAGRLGITQSAVSHRLREAERRVGLPLTLRGEQGLVLTPEGERLRAFGERFIEELVRLEQEMRAAGGGGRALLRLGQATYSRYHWLPAFLDYLADCEPTLSIDLSGRATARPFASLLEGSVDVSTVYGRPSALPRFRWRKLGSDPLVAVMAPGHRLASESFVDSTNMGDERFYTYPLSVEPGFEWEALLGAPDVPFRRMTPMATPEAVIDLVRAGFGVGIFSRWAVAPELSDGTLLARPVGPEGMVLDWWAVTRARDPKDGPAERLADALVHWGGRVERPLSTLGFEGAKR, from the coding sequence CCAATGATCCCGCGCCTCTCACTCAATCATCTCAATCTCCTGGTGGCCTTGGCCGACACGGGCAGCGTGACGGCGGCAGCCGGGCGGCTGGGCATCACCCAATCGGCGGTCTCCCACCGGCTGAGGGAGGCGGAGCGGCGCGTCGGCCTGCCGCTGACCCTGCGCGGGGAGCAAGGGCTCGTCCTGACGCCGGAGGGCGAGCGCTTGCGGGCTTTTGGAGAGCGCTTCATAGAAGAGCTCGTGCGCTTGGAGCAGGAGATGCGGGCGGCGGGTGGCGGCGGACGGGCGCTCTTGCGCCTCGGGCAAGCGACCTACAGCCGCTATCACTGGCTGCCGGCTTTCCTGGATTATCTGGCGGACTGCGAGCCGACCCTTTCGATCGATCTCTCGGGCCGGGCGACTGCGCGCCCCTTCGCCTCGCTTCTGGAAGGCTCGGTCGATGTCTCCACGGTCTACGGGCGTCCCTCGGCCCTGCCGCGCTTTCGCTGGCGCAAGCTGGGCAGCGACCCGCTGGTCGCGGTGATGGCGCCCGGCCACCGGCTGGCCTCCGAGTCGTTCGTGGATTCGACCAACATGGGCGACGAGCGCTTCTACACCTATCCGCTGTCCGTCGAACCGGGCTTCGAGTGGGAAGCTCTTCTGGGTGCGCCGGACGTGCCCTTTCGCCGCATGACCCCCATGGCGACGCCGGAGGCGGTCATCGATCTGGTCCGCGCCGGGTTCGGCGTCGGTATCTTCAGCCGCTGGGCGGTGGCGCCGGAATTGAGCGACGGCACGCTGCTGGCGCGCCCGGTGGGGCCGGAGGGCATGGTGCTGGACTGGTGGGCCGTGACCCGTGCGCGCGATCCGAAGGACGGCCCGGCCGAACGGCTTGCCGACGCGCTGGTGCAT